The sequence below is a genomic window from Salinispira pacifica.
GCGGAATTCACCGCTGCGCCCAGGGGAAAATATTCCGAATATGCCCCGGCCAGGCCATGCTCCCAGGAGGGAATTTCAGCTTTGCTGTCCACTGTTTGAATGCCGTCACCTCCCGGTACTGCCCCGGTGCCGGCACAGGAGATACTCAGCACCGGAAACAGGAGTACAAGGGCCGTTCCGGCCAGGATGCCGCCCGGTATTCTCATAGCCGTTCCCCATGAGGACGCTCCGAACCGGAGTATTCCAGATAATCGAAATCCGCAGACAGCCGTTGACCGGAGACATCAAAACTTCCGATACCCACATATGTTCCGGTAAAGCCCATGGGGTGAACATAGTCGTCGCTGAGTATTCCGGCATCAATTTCAGGCCCGATGTGCTTCCAGGCCTCACCATCCTGACGATAGCGGAAACGCATAGACCTGCCCCGGGTATCTACCCCGAGCCAGACAGGTCCGGGTTTAAGGTCTTTCTCCTGATCACCCAGAGGCAGATCGATTCGGTTCAAATCGAAATTGATAATTCCCAGCCGCCGGGCACCATCCTGATCACTGATACGGAGAATACTCTGACAGGTTTCATCATAGCGGACAATGAGACCCGCCATCTGCTGAAAACTGGAAGGTTGGAACTCCACGCAGGTTTCAGCAGACCAGTGAAAGTGCTGCACTCTTCGCACCAGAATGCTTTGATCAAAGCGGCTCATCATGGATTCTCTACCCTGCAGACGCAGCCAGCCGGGACGGGATGACAGGTCGAAGTCTTCCCCGGCAGGCTTGCGAAGAGTGTTCAGCTTCAGGTCCCATGCTGATTCTTCAAAATCCTCACGCCAGTGCTCATCCCGCTTCACGGTTGCGGGCTTTACTCCGTCCCGTGCGGGAAAGGCAGTTGTAACAGGGGCTCCGGTCTCTTCCACGTAAGGCCATTGATCATTCTTCCAGATTACCCGCTGAATGGCAGTCTCTCTGCCCAGAGGACATTGGCCGCTGTCGTCCACCGGACGCCCGCACAGATGCGCCAGCACCCATACATCGTCAGTCCAGGGCACTATGCTTCCATGCCCTGCCTTCTGCAGCCCGGAGTGAAGTGCCGGTTTCAGATCGGCAAAGCTGCCGAGGGATTCCCGTTTCCGGAATTCATCGATATCTGCAACTGAAGTCAACAGATGCTGCCGGGGGTGCAAATCATAGGGACCTTCCAGTTTCTTGCTCCGGGCCACTGTAACTGCATGGCTGTATGAGGTACCCCCTTCGGCCGTTACCAGATAATAGAATTCTCCCCGTTTATACAGGTGGGGTGCTTCGGTGAGCTTCAGGGAACTGCCCCGAAATATATTGCGTATGGGACCGACCATCTTTTTTTCCCAAGGGCTGTATTCCTGCAAAACGATGCCGGCAAAACTGTGTTTCCCGGGACGGTAGTCCCACAGTACATTCACAAGATACTTTCGCCCGTCATCGTCATGAAACATTGACGGATCAAACCCCGATGAGTTCAAAAACACAGGGTCGCTCCAGGGGCCGTTAATATTTTCAGCAGTAACCAGATAATTATGAACGTCCTTGAACCCCTCGGTCCCCCCCGCACTGGTGGCAGCTCCTGCCCAGTCCTTCACATCGGTAAATATCAGATGGAATTTCTCCCCGTCATGGCTCAATGCTGGAGCCCAGATCCCCCCGGATTTGGGATTTCCCCGCATCATCAACTGGCTTTCCCGGGTCAGAGCGTAACCTATGAGCTTCCAGTCCTGAAGGTTTTTGCTGTGGTGAATGGGAACTCCCGGATAGTATTCAAAACTGCTGTTGGCAATATAAAAGTCGTCGCCGACCCGGCAGATGGATGGATCAGGGTGGAATCCTGTGAGAACGGGGTTTTGAATTAGCAGTTCGCTGTTTTGGCTCATTTTTCGGTACTTCCTTTATTCGTGTTTTTATTTGATAGTGAATTGATCCCGCCGAACCTGAATCCCGGCCGGCCAGGCAGCCATGACCAATCCCGGGCCGGCAGGATAGAGGACGTTCGCACCCTCAGCCCTTGATCGCTCCGACGGTCAATCCTTTGATTATTGACCGGCTGAAGATGATGACCACGATGATGATTGGTATAATAGATATGGTTACCCCCAGATATATGGCTCCGAAATTTGATTCGTACAACCCCCGAATATTCGATACCACCACCGGCATGGGAAATTTTTTCGCCGAGTTAAGCAGCACCAGTGGAGTAAGCAGGTCATTCCACTTCTGAATAAACGTAAAGATCGACATTGTGGCAATGGAGGGCATGGCAAGGGGAAATATGATCCGGCGGAAAATATACCATTCTCCTCCTCCATCGATGATTGCCGCCTCGATGAGTGAATCGGAAATCGATGATTCTATGTAGGCCCGGATGAAAAACACCATGGCGGCATGGGCCGCCGTGGGGATGATCAGCGGCAGATAGCTGTCAATCATTCCGATTTTACTGAGCAGATCATAATACCCGATCAGGCCCAATTGCTGGGGAACCATCATGGTGCCAAGAATGATCCAGAACAGCACTTCCTTGCCCCTGAATTGGAACTTTGCAAATCCGTATGCAGTCATCGTGGAGAAGATTGCAGCAAGCACCACCGAGGGAACGGTGATAATCAGACTGGCAATAAACCCCTGCCAAATATTCACCTTGTCCTGGATTATTTGATAGTTTTCCAGCAGAGCTGAACCGGGGGTAAACCACACTCGCTGGGAGATTTCCACATTGGTATGGGTGGAGTTGATGATCATCATATAAAACGGAACTATGGAGAGAATTGCCATGAATACCAGGAATGCATAGAGAATGATCTTTTCCACCCGGGATTGTCGATAGATCATAAGGAACCACCTTTGGATCGTTTTTTCCCGGACATAAAGCGGAAGGTAAAAATTGAGAAAAACAGAATCATAAAAAAGAGGGTGTATGCCACTGAGGCAGCATAGCCCACATTGAAGTTCTTGAAAGCCTGATTATACAGGTAGAGCACCATGGTTGTGAGGGCATTGTCCGGCCCGCCGCGGCCATCGGTCAGCACTCTGGGGATATCAAAAATCTGCAGGCCACCGATGAGCGATGTAATCAGCACATAGAGCATAATCGGCCGAAGCAGCGGAAATGTAATTCGAAAGAACACCTGGAATCGGGTGGCCCCATCGATATATGCAGCTTCGTATAACTCTTCAGAAATAGAACTCAAACCTGCCATGAAGATTATCATGGTATATCCAAACCATTGCCACCATTGGATGAAGGATACTGTGGCCTGAGTGACTGTCTTTTTTTGCAGCCAGTAGATCGGTTCTTCAACCACCCCCATGCTCAAGAGGATGTGATTCAGGGTACCGTTCTGCCAGTCAAGCAGGACGGCGAAGAGCACACCGATGGATGCCGCGGTTACAAGGTTGGGCAAAAAATATAAGGTACCAAAGACATCTTTCCCTTTCACTTTCCATTCATAAAGGATCACCGCCAGCAGGAGAGCGAAGACCAGCTGAGGGATGAAGTTCATCAGCCAGATAAACCAGGTATTGAAGATCGACCGGAAAAAGATGGGATTTGTAAAAAGTCGCTGGTAGTTGGCCAGACCCACATATTCATTTTCAAATAAATTGACAGGAGAGGTAAAGCTTAAATTCAGGGTGTACAGCAGAGGATAAAGCTGAAATGTCAGCATAATCAGGAAAAACGGCAGGATAAACAGGTATCCCTTGTTATTCCGATTGGAAAAAAAGCGTTTCCTGCTGCGTCCTTGGACGGTGCTTTTAGAAACATTCATGGAAATCTCCGCTAAAAATACCTTCCCGAAGGCGAAGCTTCAGGAAGGAGGATTGCCGTCTCCGGCCTGAAGCCGGGGTACGGTTTTCGTTTGTCACTATTCTTCGATAACCACTTCCACATCGGGAAGGATATCCGCCATCGCCGCCGTAAAACCATCGAAGGCTTCCTGTCGGGTTTTCTCGCCGTTGGCGTACAGTTCAACCTGGTCACCCCAGGCATTTTGGATCTGGAAGTCCCAGGGGCCGACACGGCTTACGTCAATTTTCTGGACTTCATTATAGAAATATTCATAGTGGTTTTGTCCGCCCAGGAATGGTTCGGCAAAATCATCCTTTATTTCTTCTACTACCGTGAGATTTCCCACAAAGTCACCGGTTTCCTCTGCCCAGGCTTTTGCAAATTCCGGATTGGAACCCACATATTTGACAAACTGCCAGGCCAGATCTTTGTTCTCACTAAAACGGCTTACACCAATCCATGTTCCGCCCCAATTATACGGTGCCGGAGGTACTGCCAATCCCCAGTCCCCGGAGAATTCGGCTTCACCCGCATTGGCTTCCGGTTCTGCATTGGGTTTCAGCACATAATGGAGCCCCCAGGTGGGGAGAATATAGGAGAAAACCGAGGCATCGGCCATTCCGGAGAACCATGCCGGTGTCCAGGTTCCAATGCCTCCCTCTATTCCGTTTTCGCGCATTTCTTTGGCAAGATCCATATACTCTACCAGTGAAGGAGGAATGGTCAGGACTCCGTCTTGAACGTACGGTTCACTGCGTTGATTAAATATGAATTCAGACATATCGGAGAAGCCCGCAACCAGATATTTCTCTCCGTCATATTCGTCGCGAATCATTTCCCCAAGTTCGTAATACTTGTTAATATCACTGGTGTATTCGGAAACAGTGTCCGGGTCATCTGTTCCAAGGACTTGTTCGGCAGTACTGCGGCGATAGAACATGGCTCCGGGAGTTGCCTGCCATGACAATGCGGTAATATCTCCATCGTCATTCCTGCTCAGATCCACAACGTACGGCACCAAATCATCTACCAGTTCTTCGGCATTGTAGGGAGCATCGGAAATGGGCTCCCAAAAGCCTGCTTCCACAAATTGACGAAAATATGCAGCCTCACCGGTGAATACATCAGGTACAGAGTCTCTGGAGCGCATCGTGGTAATCATCTTGTTGAGATACACCTCATCATCGTTGGGAATTACCACAAATTCAACTTCAATACCGGGATATTCGGCATTGAAATGTTCAATCATTCCTCCAACTTCATCGGTGAACGACCATACGGTAATTTTTCCGGTCATCTCTTCAGGATTTGCAGAAACGTTTTGCTCCTGTTCGCCCTCAGCAGCAAGAGGAATTACTGAAAAAATCAGCAAAACAACCGTCAAAATACCGAGCACTTTTGTCTTAAACGACATAAGCTCCTCCTTGGTTTGTTTTTTATTTGTATCTTTTTTTGATACATTTATGGGATATTAGCATGACTATTTCTCCACGTAAAGAAAAATATCTTCGCTTTTACCGACTTTTCTCCGCAAAGCAAGGGATGAAATATAGATTTGTATTGATATTTGTATCTTTTATTGAAATAATGCATTCATGAAACCAAAAAGCGGTCCCATTTACTTACAAATCGCCGAACGTCTGCTTTCCTTTTTTGGACAGGAGAGGTATGTCAAAGGAGACAGGCTGCCCACCGAGTATCAGCTGATGGATATGTTCAGCGTAAGCCGCACCACAATCCGAAAGGCTCTGGACATACTGGAAGCACGGGAACTCATTTCCCGTACTCCGGGCAGGGGAACGTTTTACAGCGGGAAAGCTCTCTTCGAAAGCCAGACTCCGGAAAGTAAGACTCTGGGTCTGGTGAATTATTTTTTCATGGATTATATCTACACAGAGATTATCAGAGGAATCGAAGATGAAGCCGAACGGGCGGGGTATTCCCTGATAATCGCAAACAGCAACCGAAACGAAGAACGGCAACTGGAGTCCATTCAACGGCTGATAGATCAGCGGGTGGCAGGTCTGATAATAGAACCCAGAAGAAACCTGCAGCTGAATGAAAAGGATCCCCTGGCGGAGGAGATAATTAAGAATGCATCAATCCCCATAGTTACCACCCACTGGGGGATCAAAGCGAAAAGTCTCAGCACCGTCACCCTGGATGACGTGTATGCTGGAAAAGTTGCAGGGGAGTATCTTCTGTCCCGGGGACACCGCAATCTGGCATACATTTACAAAGAGGATATTCAGTCAGGGTATGACCGTTTGCAGGGATTTCGTCAGGCCGTGGAAAATGCAGGACTCTGCCTGGGCCCCGACCGTCTCTACCCCTTTAATGACGACGATGAGGCAAAAAACAATTTACAGGGCTACCTGCTCACCTTAGAAGCTCTTGCTGATCCCGCAAACCGCCCCAGCGCAATTTTCTATTTCAACGACAATCTGGCCGTCCAGGGATACCGGGCAATTGCCGAGCTGGGGCTTCGCATTCCGGAAGATATTTCCGTGCTGGGTTTCGACGACCACAGCACAGCATCTATCGTGTCGCCGGCCCTCACCACCTTTGAACATCCCAAGTATGACCTGGGACGCTGGGTGGCAAAAATCCTTATTGACGAAATCGAATACAAAGCCACAGCCTTGCCCATTAAGCTGATTTTCGAGCCCAAGCTCATTGAGCGGGGCTCGGTACATACAATTTCTAACGGGAAAACATAATCTGATTGATCAGATTTTCGATGAGTTCCTGCTTTCCGCTGATCCGGGGTATATCCTTGTTTTCCGCAGCAATGTTTCTCAGTTCCTCCAGAGTCAGCTCCCCCTTTTCAAACCTGGCTCCGGTGCCGCTGTTGAAATTTTCATAGCGGGCATCCCGGTAGCGTTTCACAAGCCCCCGGTCCATAATGGTCTGGGCAATTTCCAGGGCAAGGGCAAAACTGTCCATCCCCCCGATGTGTGCGTGAAATAGATCTTCCAGATCGGTGGAATTCCTTCTGATATGTGCATCAAAATTCAGTCCTCCGGTATGCAGGCCGCTGTTCCCAAGCACCACCAGCATGGCTGAAACCGCATCATACACGTCGGTGGGAAACTGGTCGGTGTCCCAGCCGTTCTGGGGATCTCCGCGATTGGCATCGATGGATCCCAAAAGCCCCGCATCTGCCGCCACCTGCAGGTCATGGGCAAAGGATTTTCCTGCAAGAGTTGCGTGATTTCCTTCAATATTCAGCTTAAAATCCCCGTCCAGGCCATAGGTTTTCAGAAAACCGATAACTGCGGCGGCATCGCTGTCATATTGATGTTTTGACGGCTCCATGGGCTTGGGCTCGATGAGGAATGTGCCGGTGAAGCCGATCCTGCGGCCGTAATCCCGGGCAATTTCCAGGAAGCGGGCCATATGTTCCAGTTCCCGCTTCATGTCGGTGTTGAACAGTTGGGTGTACCCTTCCCGTCCGCCCCAGAACACATAGTTTTCCCCGCCGAGCTTCACGTTCAGGTCCAGCATGGCCTTGATTTGGGCGGCTCCCCGGGCAAGTACGCGAAAGTCAGGGTTGGTGGCCGCTCCGTTCATGTATCGGGGATGGGAGAACAGGTTCGCCGTGTTCCACAGCAGCTTAATTCCTGTGGCCTTCTGGCGCTGCAGCAGCATATCACCCACC
It includes:
- a CDS encoding carbohydrate ABC transporter permease, with the protein product MIYRQSRVEKIILYAFLVFMAILSIVPFYMMIINSTHTNVEISQRVWFTPGSALLENYQIIQDKVNIWQGFIASLIITVPSVVLAAIFSTMTAYGFAKFQFRGKEVLFWIILGTMMVPQQLGLIGYYDLLSKIGMIDSYLPLIIPTAAHAAMVFFIRAYIESSISDSLIEAAIIDGGGEWYIFRRIIFPLAMPSIATMSIFTFIQKWNDLLTPLVLLNSAKKFPMPVVVSNIRGLYESNFGAIYLGVTISIIPIIIVVIIFSRSIIKGLTVGAIKG
- a CDS encoding carbohydrate ABC transporter permease — translated: MNVSKSTVQGRSRKRFFSNRNNKGYLFILPFFLIMLTFQLYPLLYTLNLSFTSPVNLFENEYVGLANYQRLFTNPIFFRSIFNTWFIWLMNFIPQLVFALLLAVILYEWKVKGKDVFGTLYFLPNLVTAASIGVLFAVLLDWQNGTLNHILLSMGVVEEPIYWLQKKTVTQATVSFIQWWQWFGYTMIIFMAGLSSISEELYEAAYIDGATRFQVFFRITFPLLRPIMLYVLITSLIGGLQIFDIPRVLTDGRGGPDNALTTMVLYLYNQAFKNFNVGYAASVAYTLFFMILFFSIFTFRFMSGKKRSKGGSL
- a CDS encoding GntR family transcriptional regulator; translated protein: MKPKSGPIYLQIAERLLSFFGQERYVKGDRLPTEYQLMDMFSVSRTTIRKALDILEARELISRTPGRGTFYSGKALFESQTPESKTLGLVNYFFMDYIYTEIIRGIEDEAERAGYSLIIANSNRNEERQLESIQRLIDQRVAGLIIEPRRNLQLNEKDPLAEEIIKNASIPIVTTHWGIKAKSLSTVTLDDVYAGKVAGEYLLSRGHRNLAYIYKEDIQSGYDRLQGFRQAVENAGLCLGPDRLYPFNDDDEAKNNLQGYLLTLEALADPANRPSAIFYFNDNLAVQGYRAIAELGLRIPEDISVLGFDDHSTASIVSPALTTFEHPKYDLGRWVAKILIDEIEYKATALPIKLIFEPKLIERGSVHTISNGKT
- a CDS encoding ABC transporter substrate-binding protein translates to MSFKTKVLGILTVVLLIFSVIPLAAEGEQEQNVSANPEEMTGKITVWSFTDEVGGMIEHFNAEYPGIEVEFVVIPNDDEVYLNKMITTMRSRDSVPDVFTGEAAYFRQFVEAGFWEPISDAPYNAEELVDDLVPYVVDLSRNDDGDITALSWQATPGAMFYRRSTAEQVLGTDDPDTVSEYTSDINKYYELGEMIRDEYDGEKYLVAGFSDMSEFIFNQRSEPYVQDGVLTIPPSLVEYMDLAKEMRENGIEGGIGTWTPAWFSGMADASVFSYILPTWGLHYVLKPNAEPEANAGEAEFSGDWGLAVPPAPYNWGGTWIGVSRFSENKDLAWQFVKYVGSNPEFAKAWAEETGDFVGNLTVVEEIKDDFAEPFLGGQNHYEYFYNEVQKIDVSRVGPWDFQIQNAWGDQVELYANGEKTRQEAFDGFTAAMADILPDVEVVIEE
- the xylA gene encoding xylose isomerase — protein: MSTVYTGNKEYFPGIGKIGYEGPASDNPLSFKFYDENKIVAGKSMKEHLRFAVAYWHTMTATGADPFGAGTIEREWNSNSDPLAAAEEKADAAFEFISKLGAPYYCFHDVDAAPDADSVSDYESNVAAVGDMLLQRQKATGIKLLWNTANLFSHPRYMNGAATNPDFRVLARGAAQIKAMLDLNVKLGGENYVFWGGREGYTQLFNTDMKRELEHMARFLEIARDYGRRIGFTGTFLIEPKPMEPSKHQYDSDAAAVIGFLKTYGLDGDFKLNIEGNHATLAGKSFAHDLQVAADAGLLGSIDANRGDPQNGWDTDQFPTDVYDAVSAMLVVLGNSGLHTGGLNFDAHIRRNSTDLEDLFHAHIGGMDSFALALEIAQTIMDRGLVKRYRDARYENFNSGTGARFEKGELTLEELRNIAAENKDIPRISGKQELIENLINQIMFSR
- a CDS encoding glycoside hydrolase family 43 protein, which codes for MSQNSELLIQNPVLTGFHPDPSICRVGDDFYIANSSFEYYPGVPIHHSKNLQDWKLIGYALTRESQLMMRGNPKSGGIWAPALSHDGEKFHLIFTDVKDWAGAATSAGGTEGFKDVHNYLVTAENINGPWSDPVFLNSSGFDPSMFHDDDGRKYLVNVLWDYRPGKHSFAGIVLQEYSPWEKKMVGPIRNIFRGSSLKLTEAPHLYKRGEFYYLVTAEGGTSYSHAVTVARSKKLEGPYDLHPRQHLLTSVADIDEFRKRESLGSFADLKPALHSGLQKAGHGSIVPWTDDVWVLAHLCGRPVDDSGQCPLGRETAIQRVIWKNDQWPYVEETGAPVTTAFPARDGVKPATVKRDEHWREDFEESAWDLKLNTLRKPAGEDFDLSSRPGWLRLQGRESMMSRFDQSILVRRVQHFHWSAETCVEFQPSSFQQMAGLIVRYDETCQSILRISDQDGARRLGIINFDLNRIDLPLGDQEKDLKPGPVWLGVDTRGRSMRFRYRQDGEAWKHIGPEIDAGILSDDYVHPMGFTGTYVGIGSFDVSGQRLSADFDYLEYSGSERPHGERL